One Thiocapsa bogorovii DNA segment encodes these proteins:
- a CDS encoding IPTL-CTERM sorting domain-containing protein — protein sequence MAATEEFTASGTFTVPAGVSKVSVQMWGGGAGGRDVGTAGANAGGGGGGFAAINDFAVSAGANFDVVVGQGGAVNTRGGSSAFGGTAPDGCIGTTAPACAAGGQVTVPPGSFGGCAAGFGDVCVGDTIFAGGAGNGPGGSTTGGGGGGSAFTNANGGDGLAGSAGGTGGIGQGNGGNGGTVGLAGTAGVSPGGGGGGKGAGAGVAPGAGAPGLVIVTYELDPPPPPASATAIPTASTWGLLLLGGLLSAFGARRLRSQK from the coding sequence ATGGCCGCGACGGAGGAGTTTACTGCATCAGGTACCTTCACGGTCCCTGCTGGGGTATCCAAAGTCAGCGTTCAGATGTGGGGCGGAGGGGCGGGGGGCCGTGATGTCGGAACCGCCGGTGCCAATGCCGGCGGCGGAGGCGGCGGCTTCGCCGCGATCAACGACTTTGCCGTCTCGGCCGGTGCAAATTTCGATGTCGTCGTGGGCCAAGGTGGGGCCGTCAATACACGAGGCGGATCCTCGGCGTTCGGCGGGACTGCGCCGGACGGATGCATCGGCACCACAGCCCCTGCCTGTGCGGCAGGCGGACAAGTCACGGTGCCGCCAGGGTCCTTCGGCGGCTGCGCGGCAGGTTTCGGAGACGTCTGTGTGGGTGATACTATCTTTGCGGGCGGAGCTGGCAACGGACCAGGCGGAAGCACGACGGGAGGAGGCGGAGGCGGCTCTGCATTCACCAATGCCAACGGCGGTGACGGCTTGGCCGGAAGCGCGGGCGGCACAGGCGGCATAGGACAAGGCAATGGCGGGAACGGAGGTACGGTCGGCCTTGCAGGGACTGCGGGCGTATCCCCCGGCGGCGGTGGAGGCGGCAAAGGAGCCGGCGCGGGGGTCGCTCCGGGGGCCGGTGCACCGGGCTTGGTTATCGTGACCTACGAGCTCGACCCGCCGCCACCCCCTGCGTCCGCAACAGCAATACCGACAGCCTCGACTTGGGGCCTGCTGCTTCTAGGCGGACTCCTCAGCGCGTTCGGGGCGCGAAGGCTTCGCTCCCAAAAATAA
- a CDS encoding glycosyltransferase family 2 protein produces MEKPNVTIGLPVFNGENFLSEAIESVLGQDYADFELIIRDNASTDGTAAICREACEKDSRIRYLRSETNVGAAPNFNAIVGDARGQYFKWLAHDDLMAPTFLSRCVERLEQDHTSVLACPRVRFIDAAGKPLEDYISPFRTADSDPVVRFKETLSGHPCYEVFGLIRLDELRKTRLIGSYKHGDGVLLSHLALLGRFAEIPQCLFLSRRHQSQSMYVYGVTNPDRKEDHDAYAQWFDARNTKTIPLNFTRRIAEYRWMIGHTSLRVTQRIALYNTLVGWSYSHRHRIKKEWLSAVGKVLGDSSAKTKY; encoded by the coding sequence ATGGAAAAACCAAACGTCACCATCGGCCTGCCGGTCTTCAACGGCGAGAACTTCTTGTCCGAGGCGATCGAATCGGTTCTAGGACAGGACTATGCCGATTTCGAATTGATCATTCGCGACAATGCATCGACGGATGGAACCGCGGCGATTTGCCGCGAAGCATGTGAAAAAGACTCTCGGATCCGCTATTTGCGCAGCGAGACCAATGTCGGGGCTGCCCCGAATTTCAACGCGATCGTCGGCGACGCCCGCGGCCAATATTTCAAGTGGCTCGCGCATGACGACCTGATGGCGCCGACCTTCCTGTCAAGGTGCGTCGAAAGATTGGAGCAGGACCACACCAGCGTCTTGGCATGTCCACGCGTCCGCTTCATCGACGCTGCGGGAAAACCGCTCGAGGACTATATCAGCCCGTTTCGCACAGCGGACTCGGACCCGGTCGTTCGATTTAAAGAGACCTTGTCGGGGCATCCCTGTTACGAGGTCTTCGGCCTGATCCGCCTCGATGAGCTGCGGAAGACCCGGCTCATCGGCAGCTATAAACACGGCGACGGTGTCCTTCTGTCGCATCTGGCGCTGCTCGGTCGATTCGCGGAGATTCCGCAATGCCTCTTTCTCTCACGACGCCACCAGAGCCAGTCGATGTATGTCTATGGCGTAACCAATCCTGATAGAAAGGAGGACCACGATGCCTACGCGCAATGGTTCGACGCACGCAATACGAAAACAATACCATTGAACTTCACGAGGCGCATCGCGGAGTATCGTTGGATGATCGGTCACACGTCACTTCGCGTCACCCAGCGAATCGCACTTTATAATACGCTTGTCGGGTGGTCGTACAGTCATCGGCACCGAATAAAAAAGGAATGGCTGAGCGCCGTGGGGAAAGTTTTAGGCGACTCTTCGGCGAAAACCAAGTACTGA
- a CDS encoding sulfotransferase domain-containing protein produces MLKGSETYPTFLGIGAQKCGTSWLARMLRQHPQIALSVKKELNYFNHVANYRKGADWYRGNFSVAPESRAIGEFSPNYFWTTKYFENDREGVALQNEEVPRLVHELLPDLKLVVSLRDPVDRAVSSYFHQIRSGNVKPGERILDVAHLHGIESMGYYDIHLENWLKYYPLDRILVLWYESDIRDDRSKRATLRRTFRHLDVDDSFEPTGLNDKVNAKRPDFDVRVNHMPFPDAVRRFIKRRVPKFVKERSLWKIDVAAGERAKLKERYLPHMERMSLLLGEQHPWQQ; encoded by the coding sequence ATGCTTAAAGGAAGCGAAACCTACCCCACTTTTCTGGGTATTGGGGCGCAGAAATGTGGTACGAGCTGGTTAGCTCGGATGCTTCGGCAGCATCCGCAGATCGCGCTGTCGGTGAAGAAGGAACTCAACTATTTCAATCACGTTGCTAACTACCGAAAGGGAGCCGACTGGTATCGGGGAAATTTTAGCGTCGCTCCCGAATCGAGGGCGATTGGAGAATTCAGCCCAAATTACTTCTGGACCACTAAGTATTTTGAGAACGATCGCGAAGGAGTCGCTCTCCAGAACGAAGAGGTGCCCCGACTGGTCCATGAGCTTTTACCGGACTTGAAGTTGGTCGTGTCCCTTCGAGACCCGGTCGACCGAGCGGTTTCCTCGTATTTTCACCAGATCCGTTCCGGTAATGTCAAGCCTGGGGAGCGCATCCTGGATGTCGCACACCTGCACGGAATCGAGTCGATGGGTTATTACGATATCCATCTGGAGAATTGGCTGAAGTACTATCCCTTGGATAGAATTCTGGTGCTTTGGTATGAATCCGACATCCGCGACGACCGGTCTAAGCGCGCGACTTTGCGAAGGACATTTAGGCACCTTGATGTCGATGACTCATTTGAACCTACTGGGCTTAATGATAAGGTGAATGCAAAGCGACCGGATTTCGACGTAAGGGTTAACCATATGCCCTTTCCAGATGCCGTCCGGCGTTTCATTAAACGACGGGTGCCGAAATTTGTAAAGGAAAGGAGCCTTTGGAAAATCGATGTGGCCGCCGGTGAGCGTGCGAAGCTCAAGGAGAGGTATTTGCCGCATATGGAACGGATGAGCCTCCTGCTTGGTGAGCAGCATCCGTGGCAGCAGTGA
- a CDS encoding PKD domain-containing protein, translated as MLKHARHRRFAVPVALLLLLALVGLPAAYAQTADSDSDGISDADDNCVFTPNSGQADSNGNGFGDACDQPTSAYWPLGDGSGTTASDQAGTNALTLRGGAAWAAPQGDFDGGLQLSGSGAYADRANNLLSTGIPARSSGGPQQFTLMAWIRPDNLSVRNPILSKQGTSVSGNRRGFMLSAGTDEGNKKLYFEVFKGDGSGGGTAVESNVQLVAGQWQHVAATYEYVGNGSSKIVLYIDGKVVGGTTTAVGPIQGNPQPLDLGRYFWNRSYQRYFGGQINEARILPVVLDAVGIKNFKAGPSSGAGGGGGGGGGDTGNVPPIASFTANPTSGAAPLTVKLDATASNDPDGRITGRRWDFGDGSPFEWGKTKSHIYSESGTYTVTLRITDDGNARTEASRTIVVGSDGGGGSTNKAPIASFTASPTSGSVPLTVNFNSSSSTDSDGAIVSRSWSFGDGDSSSAVSPSHQYTSSGSFTVTLTVIDDKGAKGTATKVISAGSSPPPSGGKGDELVVFDWNMPVIEADKGFPKYDANPNIAKRIFPMLAGSNGDWTSPVNYAGGTLQMRVQIRSQPQPQKMKLQFCIWQYSFSLENCASLQSVVGRSGTEVTWSQAVGQMWKLGGKPIDWKNPRQRYGVAIKNSSGDPVSDYQGWNWNGENPKLWYPLDMRFTVVVVPKGQTFSGWSNY; from the coding sequence ATGCTTAAACATGCCCGACACCGACGGTTCGCCGTCCCGGTCGCGTTGCTCTTGCTGCTCGCACTCGTTGGACTTCCGGCGGCGTATGCGCAAACGGCGGATAGCGACAGCGACGGTATTTCGGATGCCGACGACAACTGCGTCTTCACCCCGAACTCAGGCCAGGCAGATTCCAACGGCAACGGTTTCGGGGATGCCTGTGATCAGCCTACGAGTGCCTACTGGCCACTCGGCGACGGCAGCGGGACGACGGCCTCCGACCAGGCCGGCACCAATGCACTGACACTCAGGGGCGGTGCCGCATGGGCAGCTCCACAGGGCGATTTCGACGGCGGACTGCAACTCTCAGGGTCCGGTGCGTACGCCGATCGTGCGAACAATTTACTGAGCACCGGCATTCCGGCGCGTAGCTCGGGCGGGCCTCAGCAGTTTACCCTGATGGCCTGGATTCGGCCCGATAACCTATCCGTTCGCAACCCGATTTTGTCCAAGCAGGGGACCTCGGTGTCCGGTAATCGCCGCGGCTTCATGTTGAGTGCCGGCACCGACGAAGGGAACAAGAAACTGTACTTCGAGGTCTTCAAAGGTGACGGCAGCGGTGGGGGTACGGCGGTCGAGTCCAACGTACAGCTGGTTGCGGGTCAGTGGCAGCATGTGGCTGCTACGTATGAATACGTGGGGAACGGATCTTCCAAGATCGTACTTTACATCGACGGCAAGGTGGTCGGCGGGACGACCACCGCGGTCGGGCCCATTCAGGGCAATCCACAGCCGTTGGATCTGGGCCGCTATTTCTGGAACCGGAGTTATCAACGGTATTTCGGGGGTCAGATCAACGAGGCCCGGATTCTCCCCGTTGTACTCGACGCTGTCGGGATCAAGAACTTCAAGGCCGGCCCATCCTCCGGCGCCGGGGGTGGCGGTGGCGGTGGCGGTGGCGACACTGGGAACGTGCCGCCGATCGCGTCATTTACCGCGAATCCCACCAGCGGAGCTGCACCTCTGACAGTGAAGCTCGATGCGACGGCTTCGAATGATCCCGACGGTCGGATTACGGGCCGCAGATGGGACTTCGGCGACGGCAGTCCGTTTGAATGGGGCAAGACGAAGAGCCATATCTACAGCGAGTCCGGAACCTATACGGTGACGCTTCGGATAACGGATGATGGTAACGCCCGCACGGAAGCAAGCCGGACAATCGTGGTTGGTTCCGACGGAGGTGGAGGGTCGACCAACAAAGCGCCGATCGCGTCATTTACGGCGAGTCCTACGAGTGGTTCCGTGCCCCTGACGGTCAATTTCAACTCGTCCTCGTCTACGGACAGCGACGGGGCGATCGTCAGTAGGTCCTGGTCGTTCGGTGACGGAGATTCGAGTAGCGCGGTTTCACCGAGCCATCAGTACACGTCTTCGGGGAGCTTCACTGTTACGCTCACTGTCATTGACGACAAGGGCGCCAAGGGAACCGCTACGAAGGTCATCAGCGCAGGTTCGTCACCGCCCCCTTCTGGCGGTAAAGGGGACGAACTCGTCGTATTCGATTGGAACATGCCGGTCATCGAGGCCGACAAGGGTTTCCCCAAGTACGACGCCAACCCGAACATTGCCAAGCGCATTTTCCCAATGTTGGCGGGGTCGAACGGTGATTGGACATCACCGGTCAACTATGCGGGCGGCACGCTGCAGATGAGGGTGCAGATACGCAGCCAACCGCAACCCCAGAAGATGAAGTTACAATTCTGCATCTGGCAATACAGCTTCTCCCTTGAGAACTGCGCAAGCCTTCAAAGTGTAGTGGGCCGATCGGGGACAGAAGTGACTTGGTCTCAGGCGGTTGGCCAGATGTGGAAGCTTGGAGGCAAACCGATTGACTGGAAGAACCCGAGACAGCGCTACGGCGTTGCCATCAAGAACAGCTCGGGTGATCCGGTCAGCGACTACCAGGGCTGGAATTGGAATGGCGAGAACCCGAAGCTTTGGTATCCGCTCGACATGCGCTTCACGGTTGTCGTGGTCCCTAAGGGTCAGACGTTCAGCGGTTGGTCTAACTACTAA